A genomic stretch from Pieris brassicae chromosome 9, ilPieBrab1.1, whole genome shotgun sequence includes:
- the LOC123713945 gene encoding nuclear valosin-containing protein-like, with protein MKKHQTRQKTVNDPVIVSRVKNYLAENVDKTFVDVSQMARSLKERYREYNNRSDNAFCQMVESAYKVVLQSYGLDGASTSEGSEEESDLELLDDNNSALNDRLLTMYNMQDKKRSASSRRQTDKSGEPIDIISSDEEGSAAPKLPKINDQITITPHIPVRKTNNTSEAPQKPVVCNTADKKRKPDTKSVATKKKFEIGIPKNVKVGFEDVGGLSETITQICDLVLHMKHPEVYTKLGIKSPRGALLHGPPGTGKTLLAHAIAGKLQLPFIAVSGTELVGGMSGESEERIRELFDRAVSESPCILFIDEIDSVCGNRINAQKDMEKRMVAQLLACLDGLAEENSCVLVLAATNNPDTLDPALRRAGRLEQEITLGIPTLKARKEILTILCKNLSLSEEVDMNVLAQVTPGFVGADLQALVNKASTYAVKRIFKDIQQLEKEQTKKAIASITTNEIPKDTIPNGEKVEEPTSNVAADEAGDSENITSDVQPPLQSNEAIPQEPNIEGAVVPIEESNNIDEANIEIDPVAEVLDLLENTTPYSSDKLRGLALSQEDFLKALKTTKPCAVREGIVTVPDVTWDDVGSLSQVRKDLQLAVLAPVKYPEQMKKLGLAAPSGVLLCGPPGCGKTLLAKAVANEAGVNFISVKGPELLNMYVGESERAVRTCFRRARNSAPCVIFFDEFDALCPRRSSHDNNGSTRVVNQLLTEMDGIESREGVFVLAASNRPDIIDPAVLRPGRLDRIMYVGMPARNDRHDILEKLTKCGTKPKLGPDVDLQVLAELTEGYTGADLSGLVRAAATNSLTTHITNGTLEADIFVTFDDFRAALSKCKPSVSQKEREHYEKLRLKYAEGIDEKEMEMETEPTNEESMDTV; from the coding sequence atgaaaaaacatCAAACCAGACAAAAGACGGTAAACGATCCAGTAATCGTTTCACGTGTAAAGAACTACTTAGCGGAAAATGTCGATAAAACATTTGTGGATGTTAGTCAAATGGCGCGGTCACTCAAAGAGCGATATCGCGAATATAACAATAGGAGCGACAACGCTTTCTGTCAGATGGTCGAAAGTGCTTATAAAGTAGTGCTACAGAGTTACGGTTTAGACGGAGCATCCACATCGGAAGGATCAGAGGAAGAGTCCGATTTGGAGCTGTTGGACGATAACAACAGTGCCTTAAACGACCGTTTACTAACAATGTACAATATGCAAGACAAAAAGCGATCGGCTTCTTCCCGACGCCAGACGGATAAATCTGGTGAACCTATCGATATAATAAGCAGCGACGAAGAGGGTAGTGCGGCGCCAAAACTTCCCAAAATCAATGATCAAATAACCATAACCCCACATATTCCGGTtcgtaaaacaaataatacctCAGAAGCACCTCAAAAACCTGTAGTTTGTAACACAGCTGACAAAAAGCGTAAACCAGATACAAAAAGTGTAGctacaaaaaagaaatttgaGATTGGCATACCAAAAAATGTTAAAGTTGGTTTTGAAGATGTTGGGGGTTTGTCAGAGACAATAACACAGATCTGCGATTTGGTTTTACATATGAAGCATCCTGAAGTATATACAAAGTTAGGTATAAAAAGTCCTCGAGGGGCATTACTGCATGGGCCACCTGGGACAGGTAAAACATTGTTAGCCCATGCTATAGCTGGTAAATTACAATTACCCTTTATAGCAGTGAGTGGAACTGAATTAGTGGGTGGCATGTCAGGAGAATCTGAAGAAAGGATAAGAGAGCTTTTTGATCGGGCTGTATCAGAATCACCttgcatattatttattgatgaaaTTGATTCTGTTTGTGGAAATAGAATAAATGCTCAAAAAGATATGGAAAAGAGGATGGTGGCCCAATTATTGGCATGTTTAGATGGCTTAGCTGAGGAAAATTCTTGTGTTTTAGTGCTGGCAGCAACAAATAATCCTGATACTTTAGATCCAGCTTTAAGAAGAGCAGGTCGTCTTGAACAAGAAATTACATTAGGTATTCCTACACTAAAAGCCCGAAAAGAAATCCttacaattttatgtaaaaacttATCACTAAGTGAGGAAGTGGATATGAATGTTTTAGCTCAAGTTACACCAGGTTTTGTGGGAGCTGATTTACAAGCATTAGTAAATAAAGCAAGTACTTACGCagtaaaaaggatatttaaagatattcaACAATTAGAAAAAGAACAAACTAAAAAGGCTATAGCAAGTATCACAACCAATGAAATTCCAAAAGATACTATACCAAATGGGGAAAAAGTAGAAGAACCTACATCAAATGTAGCAGCAGATGAGGCTGGAGATTCAGAAAACATCACATCTGATGTTCAACCACCTCTGCAAAGTAATGAAGCAATTCCACAGGAGCCTAACATTGAAGGTGCTGTTGTGCCCATAGAAGAAAGCAATAATATTGATGAAGCCAACATTGAAATTGATCCTGTAGCTGAAGTCTtagatttattagaaaatactaCTCCATATTCATCTGACAAACTCCGAGGCCTTGCACTGAGCCAAGAAGATTTTCTTAAGGCacttaaaacaacaaaaccTTGTGCCGTCAGAGAAGGTATTGTTACAGTACCTGATGTCACATGGGATGATGTGGGATCTTTAAGCCAGGTCAGAAAAGATTTACAGTTGGCTGTATTAGCTCCTGTGAAGTACCCTGAACAAATGAAGAAGCTAGGCTTGGCTGCACCGAGTGGTGTCCTACTCTGTGGTCCACCAGGGTGTGGTAAAACCTTATTAGCAAAGGCAGTTGCAAATGAAGCTGGAgtcaattttatttctgtCAAAGGACCAGAGCTGCTGAACATGTATGTCGGTGAGAGTGAACGAGCTGTACGCACATGTTTCAGACGAGCAAGGAACTCTGCTCcatgtgttatattttttgatgaaTTTGATGCTTTATGTCCAAGACGTAGCTCCCACGATAACAATGGCTCAACAAGAGTTGTCAATCAATTGTTAACTGAAATGGATGGTATAGAAAGCCGAGAAGGTGTCTTTGTACTTGCTGCATCAAATCGGCCAGATATTATTGACCCAGCTGTGTTACGACCAGGACGTCTAGATCGTATTATGTATGTTGGCATGCCAGCAAGGAATGACAGGCACGACATTCTCGAGAAGCTTACTAAATGTGGGACTAAACCAAAATTAGGACCCGATGTAGATTTGCAAGTCCTTGCAGAGTTAACTGAAGGCTATACTGGTGCAGATTTGTCTGGTTTAGTACGAGCAGCAGCAACCAACTCATTGACAACGCATATAACAAATGGAACCCTGGAGGCCGATATATTTGTTACTTTTGATGACTTTAGAGCTGCATTGAGCAAATGTAAGCCTTCAGTTTCACAAAAGGAGCGAGAACATTATGAAAAACTACGGTTAAAATATGCAGAGGGTATTGATGAGAAAGAGATGGAGATGGAGACTGAACCTACAAACGAGGAATCTATGGACACTGTGTAG
- the LOC123713947 gene encoding 26S proteasome non-ATPase regulatory subunit 8, with protein MTSIKDAASLYQNLKTEWAKKPRKLDKCGELLNKIKIALTNLTFLPSNNTQANQKELILARDVLEIGAQWAVAVKDVKAFERYMSQLKCYYFDYKDHLPESAFMYQLLGLNLLFLLAQNRVAEFHTELERLPVDVIRADPYVKHPLALEQYLMEGSYNKIFLAKDNVPAESYTFFMDTLLDTVRGEIAACIEKAYLKIPCAEAARRLNLTTQQAVLDYGKRRNWILGSDNCYQFNAAEESCAAAAGVFPSSDLAEQTIEYARHLEMIV; from the exons atgacTTCAATTAAAGACGCTGCATCTttgtatcaaaatttaaaaacggaATGGGCCAAAAAACCACGCAAGTTGGACAAATGCGGTGAACTTCTTAACAAAATTAAG ATTGCCTTGACCAATCTAACATTTTTACCCAGTAACAACACACAGGCTAACCAGAAAGAGTTAATACTTGCTAGAGATGTTCTTGAAATTGGAGCACAATGGGCAGTCGCTGTTAAAGATGTTAAAGCTTTTGAGAGATACATGTCTCAGTTAAAATgctattattttgattacaa GGATCATTTACCAGAGTCAGCTTTTATGTACCAACTCTTAGGTTTAAATCTGCTATTTCTCCTCGCTCAAAATAGAGTTGCAGAGTTTCATACAGAATTGGAAAGACTGCCTGTTGATGTGATTAGAGCCGACCCTTATGTAAAACATCCTCTAGCCTTGGAGCAATACCTCATGGAAGGaagttacaataaaatatttttggctaag GACAATGTACCGGCAGAGagttatacatttttcatGGATACTCTCTTAGATACTGTGCGTGGGGAAATAGCAGCGTGTATTGAAAAGGCTTATCTCAAGATACCTTGTGCTGAGGCTGCTCGAAGGTTGAACTTGACAACACAGCAGGCTGTACTTGATTATGGCAAGAGG CGGAACTGGATCCTTGGCTCAGACAACTGTTACCAGTTCAATGCGGCTGAAGAAAGTTGTGCAGCAGCTGCTGGTGTATTTCCTTCGTCAGATCTTGCTGAACAAACCATTGAATATGCTAGACACCTCGAGatgattgtataa